A single genomic interval of Spirosoma linguale DSM 74 harbors:
- a CDS encoding oxidoreductase domain protein (PFAM: oxidoreductase domain protein~KEGG: lch:Lcho_1397 oxidoreductase domain- containing protein): MAILLPRREFIRQATAASVMLGAPGPFIQTNGSAAEKVVVGIMGTNGRGEALAQGFAKLPGAEVGYICDVDERAVAKGLKAVQSGGQKKAPKTTGDFRQILDDKSIDALVIAAPDHWHAPAAILALKAGKNVYVEKPCSHNPREGEWLVQAAQKYKKVVQMGNQRRSWPKVVEAINMVKEGAIGRAYFAKAWYANTRVSIGHGKPAPVPAGFNFDLWQGPAPRREYRDNIHPYNWHWFWHWGTGELLNNGTHFIDLCRWGLEVDYPTEVNSVGGRYAFEDDWETPDTQLTNFAFANRKSISWEGRSCNGRNVEGISGGVDFYGEKGTMAIQGNGYTLYDNKNKELKKVSGDSNQITASGPGFDMDVDHFANFRDAIRTGIRPVSSIEDANKSVLLCQLGNIAHRVGHSLSCDPATGRIKNDPDAMKLWGREYDPAWQPVV; this comes from the coding sequence ATGGCAATCTTACTTCCGCGACGCGAATTTATCCGACAGGCCACCGCAGCGAGCGTCATGCTGGGCGCTCCCGGTCCGTTTATTCAAACCAATGGCTCAGCCGCCGAGAAAGTGGTCGTTGGCATTATGGGCACCAACGGACGGGGTGAAGCCCTCGCTCAGGGGTTCGCTAAACTGCCCGGTGCCGAAGTGGGCTATATCTGCGATGTCGATGAACGGGCCGTTGCCAAAGGATTAAAAGCCGTTCAATCGGGCGGGCAGAAGAAAGCTCCAAAAACCACCGGTGATTTCAGGCAAATACTCGACGATAAATCCATCGATGCACTGGTCATTGCCGCCCCCGACCACTGGCACGCTCCAGCGGCTATTCTGGCTCTAAAAGCGGGCAAAAACGTGTATGTCGAAAAGCCGTGCAGCCACAACCCCCGCGAAGGCGAATGGCTGGTGCAGGCAGCACAGAAATACAAAAAAGTGGTGCAGATGGGCAACCAGCGCCGGTCATGGCCAAAAGTGGTCGAAGCCATTAATATGGTGAAAGAAGGTGCTATCGGTCGGGCGTACTTTGCCAAAGCCTGGTACGCCAATACCCGTGTGAGCATCGGCCACGGTAAACCCGCCCCCGTACCCGCCGGATTCAACTTCGACCTCTGGCAAGGTCCGGCCCCACGTCGGGAGTACCGCGACAATATTCACCCCTACAATTGGCACTGGTTCTGGCACTGGGGCACCGGCGAACTTCTCAACAACGGCACCCACTTCATCGACCTGTGCCGCTGGGGGCTGGAGGTCGACTACCCTACGGAAGTCAACTCGGTGGGTGGCCGGTATGCCTTCGAGGACGACTGGGAAACGCCGGACACGCAGCTCACCAACTTTGCTTTTGCCAACCGGAAGAGTATTTCGTGGGAAGGCCGAAGCTGCAACGGGCGCAACGTCGAAGGCATTTCAGGCGGTGTCGATTTCTACGGGGAGAAAGGCACAATGGCTATTCAGGGCAACGGTTACACCCTCTACGACAACAAGAACAAAGAACTGAAAAAGGTCAGTGGCGACTCGAACCAGATCACCGCATCGGGGCCGGGCTTCGATATGGACGTCGACCATTTCGCTAACTTCCGCGACGCCATCCGGACGGGTATTCGGCCGGTTTCGTCCATCGAAGATGCCAACAAAAGCGTGTTGCTGTGTCAGTTAGGCAACATCGCCCACCGCGTAGGCCACTCACTAAGCTGCGACCCCGCCACCGGACGCATTAAAAACGACCCCGACGCCATGAAACTCTGGGGCCGGGAATATGATCCGGCCTGGCAGCCGGTGGTGTGA
- a CDS encoding glucosamine/galactosamine-6-phosphate isomerase (PFAM: glucosamine/galactosamine-6-phosphate isomerase~KEGG: vei:Veis_1394 glucosamine-6-phosphate deaminase) has protein sequence MNQPTKTAQVDSLRVNVYQTRQDMGASAGQAVVDKINALLAEKPTIRMIFAAAPSQNEVLAYLVQSPDVDWSRIDVFHMDEYVGLSENAPQRFGTFLRQHLFDRVNPRTVNLIDSGADNAEQEYTKRLTEAPIDIVCLGIGENGHIAFNDPPVADFDDPAVIKRVQLDDICRQQQVNDGCFPTFDDVPQEALTLTIPTLMAGSALFCVVPGPTKREAVHQMLAGPITTACPASVLRTHPNCTLYVDEASFGNALP, from the coding sequence ATGAACCAACCCACAAAAACAGCGCAGGTCGACTCCCTCCGGGTCAACGTTTACCAAACCCGACAGGACATGGGGGCATCGGCCGGGCAGGCCGTCGTTGATAAAATCAACGCCTTATTGGCCGAAAAACCGACGATCCGAATGATTTTTGCTGCGGCCCCGTCGCAGAACGAAGTACTGGCCTATCTGGTCCAAAGCCCGGATGTTGACTGGTCGCGCATCGACGTGTTTCACATGGACGAATACGTAGGTTTATCCGAAAATGCTCCCCAGCGATTCGGTACGTTCCTGCGCCAGCACCTGTTCGACCGTGTGAATCCCCGAACGGTAAACCTCATCGACAGCGGGGCAGACAATGCCGAACAAGAATATACCAAACGCCTGACGGAAGCCCCGATTGACATTGTCTGTCTGGGCATCGGCGAAAACGGACATATCGCCTTCAACGACCCGCCCGTTGCTGACTTTGACGATCCAGCCGTTATCAAACGCGTTCAACTGGATGACATTTGTCGGCAGCAACAGGTTAATGATGGCTGTTTCCCCACCTTCGATGACGTGCCGCAGGAAGCCCTTACCCTCACCATTCCCACGCTTATGGCTGGCAGCGCTCTGTTTTGCGTAGTCCCAGGCCCTACCAAACGAGAAGCGGTGCATCAGATGCTGGCCGGGCCGATCACCACTGCCTGCCCGGCATCCGTTCTGAGAACCCACCCAAACTGCACCCTTTACGTCGACGAAGCGTCCTTCGGCAATGCGTTGCCATGA
- a CDS encoding N-acetylglucosamine-6-phosphate deacetylase (KEGG: vei:Veis_1395 N-acetylglucosamine-6-phosphate deacetylase~TIGRFAM: N-acetylglucosamine-6-phosphate deacetylase~PFAM: amidohydrolase) — translation MMPLDQNTTPLVLSGIHYQTHEPVDVMVASGIITDIQKREQAPDETLPFIGPGLVDMQVNGFAGVDFNDATLTVDGVIAITQSLLKLGVTTFYPTVITNADDTIRTILQTIHQACETSSLVASCIGGIHLEGPFISPEEGPLGAHPKAHVKPPDWSLLQSFIDASGGRIRLITLSPEWPGSADFIRQCVEHGLLVAIGHTAASPAQIQEAVDAGARLSTHLGNAAHQLLPRHPNYIWEQLAQDGLAASVIADGFHLPPSVLKVIFRMKAEKAILISDSVSLGGLPAGNYQSPVGGEVTLTDEGKLHLAGKPTVLAGSAQPLLWGVNQVVRLGLASLDKAWEMASIHPSRLLNLPQQGGLTIGAPADLVLFRAVEVIKVYKKGCDTEIRRDCTEIHREK, via the coding sequence ATGATGCCGCTGGACCAAAACACGACCCCGCTGGTTCTGTCCGGGATTCATTACCAAACCCATGAACCGGTCGATGTCATGGTGGCGTCGGGTATCATTACGGACATTCAGAAACGGGAACAGGCTCCTGACGAAACCTTACCATTCATCGGTCCCGGACTGGTGGATATGCAGGTGAACGGGTTCGCAGGCGTCGACTTTAACGATGCGACATTGACGGTGGATGGGGTCATAGCGATTACCCAATCGCTGCTGAAACTTGGCGTCACGACGTTTTACCCTACCGTTATCACCAATGCCGACGATACGATTCGGACGATTCTACAAACCATTCATCAGGCTTGCGAAACGTCTTCGCTGGTGGCGTCCTGCATCGGTGGTATTCATCTGGAAGGGCCGTTCATCTCGCCCGAGGAAGGCCCGCTCGGTGCGCATCCCAAAGCCCACGTCAAACCGCCCGACTGGTCGTTGCTACAATCCTTCATCGACGCATCGGGCGGTCGTATTCGCCTGATTACGCTGTCACCGGAATGGCCCGGCTCGGCTGATTTTATCCGGCAATGCGTCGAACACGGCTTGCTGGTGGCCATTGGGCACACGGCGGCCAGTCCGGCGCAGATTCAGGAAGCGGTCGACGCGGGAGCGCGTTTATCGACACACCTCGGTAATGCCGCCCATCAGCTTTTGCCCCGCCACCCGAATTACATCTGGGAGCAACTGGCGCAGGATGGGCTGGCAGCTTCGGTGATTGCGGATGGGTTTCATTTGCCGCCTTCCGTACTAAAAGTTATCTTCCGCATGAAAGCAGAAAAAGCCATTCTGATCAGCGACAGCGTCAGTCTGGGCGGCTTACCCGCCGGAAACTACCAGTCGCCGGTTGGCGGAGAGGTTACGCTGACCGACGAAGGCAAGCTGCATCTGGCGGGTAAACCAACGGTGCTGGCGGGATCGGCGCAACCACTTTTGTGGGGTGTCAATCAGGTGGTTCGCCTAGGGTTAGCTTCTTTGGATAAAGCTTGGGAAATGGCATCCATCCACCCCAGCCGACTACTAAACCTGCCCCAACAGGGCGGTCTTACCATTGGTGCACCAGCAGACTTGGTGTTATTCCGGGCTGTTGAGGTTATTAAAGTATATAAAAAAGGTTGTGACACAGAGATACGCAGAGATTGCACGGAGATACACAGAGAAAAATAA
- a CDS encoding 40-residue YVTN family beta-propeller repeat protein (TIGRFAM: 40-residue YVTN family beta-propeller repeat protein~PFAM: phosphoesterase~KEGG: bpd:BURPS668_A2873 putative lipoprotein), whose protein sequence is MKINLRSIAFGLCILSSVSLLSSCHQFGPVSGGRSAVSAAYRTATDDSTLSNTSPFLMPYNRVIDGAGESVSFGEANVENHSLDAVLLPDKKTLVVEDRYGIAFFDVKSHKLVSRWDYNKGSRLKGGMSSFSGIKAIVHHDSTYIFWGAGGRDVANSHVMQVVWDGSRARLIRAIPFQPVAPATIALPNEVVLKEEAGELMLYTVLNGNNQLVKVRVNDQQVVWTAPTGVAPFGLTLLGNRAYVTNWAGPVPDATNGFETAGIPWGSAYIDPKTGAMARGTVSIIDITQGKPERELSVGLHPNAIISSPDQQFLYVANGNSDYVSVIDAKTQQVTDSIFVGLFNRGNGYIGSTPNALAINPQGTTLYVANGMDNALCVVALGEKASATGKGASVIKGYIPTQAYPSGIVLNGDELYVTNLEAVGARIANPVDQGSQGKNSSKELKAYNSHKQLASISFIPVPSQPQLDTYTDKVKRMSQQFRLALTEQLPRPNVAPKPVPERIGEPSVFKHVLYIIKENRTYDQVLGDMPQGNGAPELCIFGDSITPNQHRLAQDYLLMDNYHVSGKSSAEGHHWASAAMVTDYTEKSVRAWFRSYPHVLYDAMVYNKKGLIWNNALDHGKTVRMYGEACSCDYDKKAYDWSKLFQLRQEGKPFSYTNTTTISRVRPILAMDFPGCDDETISDQMRADAFIKELNETVANPNADLPNLMVMSLPNDHTSGMSPGFPVPRAMVADNDLAVGRIVDAITHSRFAASTVIFITEDDSQAGWDHVSAYRTTGFVISPYSRLQKTVHTNYNQTSVVRTMEQILGLPPMNVIDATALPMFDCFTDKPDLSFTYKAIQNRVSLTEMNALPAGQKGASLRFTNQSIRFGFHQIDRGHDDLLNRILWFTAKGKKKYPAHLAGAEDDDDDD, encoded by the coding sequence ATGAAAATTAATTTACGATCAATTGCTTTTGGATTATGTATACTTTCCAGCGTTTCGCTGTTGAGTAGCTGTCATCAGTTTGGGCCTGTGTCTGGCGGCCGTTCGGCGGTCTCGGCGGCTTATCGAACGGCTACGGACGACAGTACGCTCAGTAACACATCCCCTTTTCTAATGCCCTATAACCGGGTGATCGACGGGGCGGGGGAGTCGGTGAGTTTTGGTGAGGCTAATGTGGAAAATCATAGTCTGGATGCCGTGCTGCTACCCGATAAAAAAACGCTGGTGGTGGAAGATCGCTACGGCATTGCGTTTTTCGATGTGAAAAGTCACAAGCTGGTTTCGCGTTGGGATTACAATAAAGGGTCGAGACTAAAGGGCGGTATGAGTTCCTTTTCGGGGATTAAAGCCATCGTTCATCACGATTCAACCTATATTTTCTGGGGTGCCGGTGGCCGGGATGTCGCTAACTCGCACGTGATGCAGGTCGTTTGGGACGGTTCCCGCGCCCGGCTCATTCGGGCCATTCCGTTCCAGCCTGTGGCTCCAGCTACCATCGCCCTGCCGAATGAAGTGGTGCTAAAAGAGGAAGCGGGCGAACTGATGCTCTACACCGTTCTGAACGGCAATAACCAACTGGTGAAAGTCCGGGTGAATGACCAGCAGGTCGTCTGGACGGCACCTACCGGCGTGGCACCCTTTGGCCTGACGCTCCTCGGCAACCGCGCCTACGTGACCAACTGGGCGGGGCCGGTTCCCGATGCGACCAACGGCTTCGAAACGGCCGGTATTCCCTGGGGAAGTGCCTATATCGACCCAAAAACGGGTGCTATGGCGCGGGGAACGGTATCCATCATCGACATTACACAAGGCAAACCGGAGAGGGAGTTATCCGTCGGTCTGCACCCCAACGCCATCATCAGCAGTCCCGACCAGCAGTTTTTGTACGTTGCCAATGGCAACAGCGATTACGTGTCGGTCATAGATGCTAAAACCCAGCAGGTGACGGATTCCATTTTCGTGGGCTTATTTAACCGGGGGAATGGCTACATCGGCAGTACACCGAATGCGCTGGCCATCAATCCGCAGGGAACCACGCTTTATGTGGCTAACGGGATGGATAATGCGCTGTGCGTGGTGGCACTTGGCGAGAAAGCATCGGCTACTGGAAAAGGTGCTTCGGTCATCAAAGGCTATATTCCGACACAGGCGTACCCCTCGGGTATTGTGCTGAATGGCGATGAACTGTACGTGACGAATCTGGAAGCTGTAGGAGCCCGAATTGCCAACCCCGTCGATCAGGGAAGCCAGGGGAAGAACTCATCTAAAGAATTAAAAGCCTACAACTCGCACAAACAACTGGCCTCTATTTCCTTCATTCCCGTTCCGAGCCAGCCGCAGTTGGACACCTACACTGACAAGGTGAAACGCATGAGTCAGCAGTTTCGGCTTGCCCTGACGGAGCAACTGCCCCGGCCAAACGTGGCTCCCAAACCCGTTCCCGAGCGCATTGGAGAGCCGTCGGTGTTCAAGCATGTGCTGTACATCATCAAGGAAAATCGCACCTACGATCAGGTGCTGGGCGATATGCCGCAGGGCAACGGTGCACCCGAACTGTGCATCTTCGGCGACAGCATCACGCCCAACCAGCACCGGCTGGCGCAGGATTACCTGCTGATGGACAACTACCACGTATCCGGAAAATCGTCGGCCGAAGGGCACCACTGGGCCAGCGCGGCTATGGTGACGGACTATACCGAAAAGAGCGTTCGGGCGTGGTTTCGGAGTTATCCGCATGTGCTGTATGATGCCATGGTGTACAACAAAAAAGGGCTGATCTGGAACAACGCCCTCGACCACGGTAAAACGGTACGCATGTATGGAGAAGCCTGTTCCTGCGATTACGACAAAAAAGCCTATGACTGGAGCAAGCTGTTTCAGCTTCGGCAGGAAGGCAAACCGTTCTCCTACACCAATACCACGACCATTTCGCGGGTGCGGCCCATTCTGGCCATGGATTTCCCGGGCTGCGACGACGAAACCATCAGCGACCAGATGCGTGCTGATGCCTTCATCAAGGAGCTGAACGAAACAGTTGCTAACCCCAATGCCGATCTGCCGAACCTGATGGTGATGTCGCTGCCCAACGACCACACCTCGGGCATGAGTCCGGGTTTTCCCGTCCCTCGTGCGATGGTGGCCGATAACGATCTGGCCGTTGGGCGCATTGTCGATGCCATCACTCATAGCCGGTTTGCCGCTTCGACGGTCATTTTCATTACGGAAGATGATTCGCAGGCGGGTTGGGACCATGTGTCGGCGTACCGGACAACGGGTTTCGTCATTAGCCCCTATTCGCGGTTACAGAAAACAGTGCACACGAATTACAACCAGACCTCGGTGGTGCGCACGATGGAGCAGATTCTGGGCCTGCCGCCCATGAACGTCATCGACGCCACCGCCCTGCCCATGTTCGACTGTTTTACGGATAAGCCGGATTTATCGTTCACCTACAAGGCAATACAAAACCGGGTGTCATTGACCGAAATGAATGCGTTACCAGCGGGGCAGAAAGGCGCGTCGCTGCGCTTTACGAATCAGTCGATTCGCTTTGGCTTTCACCAGATTGACCGGGGGCACGACGACCTTCTTAACCGGATTTTGTGGTTCACAGCCAAGGGCAAAAAGAAATACCCCGCTCATCTGGCCGGTGCTGAAGATGATGACGATGATGATTAG
- a CDS encoding oxidoreductase domain protein (PFAM: oxidoreductase domain protein~KEGG: bcs:BCAN_A2095 hypothetical protein), protein MPTRRTFIQSATTLGLAASFSDLTVLANTPMAAKGRVGIIGLDTSHSTAFTKLLNDPNSGPDLAGFTVVAAYPQGSPDIESSTKRVPGYTEEVKKMGVEIVSSIPDLLKKVDVVLLETNDGRPHLEQAMLVLKAGKRLFIDKPVAGTLSDAMTIFTQAKRAGVPIFSASSLRYSASAQAVAKGSIGAVLGADAFSPAHLEKTHPDLFWYGIHGVETLYTAMGTGCKQVVRVQTDGTDVVVGTWADGRIGTFRGTRTGKNEYGGTAYGEKGNAPLGPYDGYRPLLVQIIEFFKTGMPPVSAEETLEIYTFMEAADESKRLGGVPVLLETVRQKAEKLAKGK, encoded by the coding sequence ATGCCAACACGACGAACCTTCATCCAGTCAGCCACTACCCTTGGCTTAGCCGCCAGCTTTTCCGACCTGACCGTTCTTGCCAACACACCAATGGCCGCTAAAGGTCGGGTGGGTATTATCGGGCTGGATACATCCCATAGCACCGCCTTTACGAAGCTACTCAACGACCCCAACTCGGGGCCGGACCTGGCCGGGTTTACGGTGGTGGCAGCTTATCCGCAGGGGAGCCCCGATATTGAATCGAGCACGAAGCGAGTTCCCGGCTATACCGAAGAAGTGAAGAAGATGGGCGTAGAGATTGTCAGCTCCATACCCGACCTCCTTAAAAAAGTCGATGTTGTTCTGCTGGAAACCAACGACGGTCGGCCGCACCTGGAGCAGGCCATGCTGGTACTGAAAGCAGGCAAACGGCTCTTCATCGACAAACCCGTTGCCGGTACCTTATCCGATGCCATGACCATTTTTACACAGGCGAAACGGGCGGGTGTTCCCATCTTTTCGGCTTCGTCTCTACGGTATTCGGCCAGTGCCCAGGCGGTGGCAAAGGGGTCGATTGGGGCCGTTCTGGGTGCTGATGCGTTTAGTCCGGCCCATCTGGAGAAAACTCACCCCGACCTGTTCTGGTACGGCATTCATGGCGTCGAAACGCTGTATACGGCCATGGGCACCGGCTGCAAACAGGTCGTTCGGGTGCAGACCGATGGTACCGATGTGGTAGTTGGCACCTGGGCCGATGGCCGGATTGGTACGTTCCGGGGAACGCGGACGGGCAAAAATGAATATGGCGGGACGGCCTATGGCGAGAAAGGCAACGCGCCCCTCGGCCCATACGACGGCTACCGCCCCCTGCTCGTTCAGATCATCGAGTTTTTCAAGACCGGCATGCCACCCGTTAGTGCGGAAGAAACGCTGGAAATTTATACATTCATGGAAGCCGCCGACGAAAGCAAACGGCTCGGTGGCGTGCCCGTTCTGCTGGAAACCGTACGGCAGAAAGCAGAAAAATTGGCGAAAGGAAAATGA
- a CDS encoding 40-residue YVTN family beta-propeller repeat protein (TIGRFAM: 40-residue YVTN family beta-propeller repeat protein~PFAM: phosphoesterase~KEGG: bpl:BURPS1106A_A2720 beta-propeller repeat- containing protein) yields the protein MKTYSTLLCGFSLLLAMMAGCHRAGNTAASSEEAETYQKLAAKRVNLPNGWALTPPGRSLDLDDLPLNLVVSPSKKYLAVTNNGQSTQSITLIDAGSEQILDTAKVGKSYLGLAFSQDETRLYASGGNDNKVLVYKIENKQLVPDEPIVLGKPWPVKISPTGLCVDDAKNRLYIVTKEDSSLYIADTKTRQVLKKLNIGAAAYTCLLSPDKNELFISSWGGASVLVVDVNKQTIAAKIPTNKNPNDLLLTKDGKYLYVANGNDNTVALIDVAKRQVIETLTTSLFPNAPVGTTPNGLALSDDENTLYIANADNNCLAVFDVTKKGHSLSSGFIPTGWYPTAVKVIGSKLYVTNGKGFSSKANPKGPNPVRTRTPQQVGPNPQANPGPVQYIAGLFKGTLSIIDTPDTETLAAYSRLVYANTPYTKSKELRTEGEAGNPIPMRVGDKSPIKYVFYIIKENRTYDQILGDMKEGNGDASLCLFPEKVTPNQHALAKEFVLLDNFYVDAEVSADGHNWSSAAYANDYVEKNWVTSYGGRGGTYDYEGQKEIAHPRDGFIWDHCQRAGISFRSYGWFADDEKPNIKTLEGKFCPTFKGYNLGYMDSKREEAWEADFDGLVTAGKLPTFNTLRFGNDHTSGARIGMPTPDAAVADNDLAVGRFVEHLSKSSIWNQSVVFILEDDAQNGPDHVDAHRSIAFVAGGFVKRGFVDHTMYSTSGMLRTIELILGLKPMSQYDAAATPMWRCFDKKANPAPFTAREAGIDINQKNVAVNVNSKRSSLFNLTRPDEIDDLIFSEIVWQTVRGEKSVMPAPRRGAFVRTGKDADGDEDDDD from the coding sequence ATGAAAACCTACTCAACTCTACTCTGCGGCTTCAGTCTGCTGCTGGCCATGATGGCGGGATGCCACCGGGCGGGCAATACAGCCGCGTCTTCGGAAGAGGCTGAAACGTATCAGAAGCTGGCGGCTAAACGGGTCAATCTCCCCAACGGCTGGGCGCTGACGCCACCGGGCCGTAGCCTCGATCTGGACGATCTGCCTCTGAATCTGGTGGTGTCGCCATCGAAAAAATACCTGGCCGTAACTAACAACGGGCAGAGTACCCAAAGCATCACCCTGATCGATGCCGGTTCGGAGCAGATTCTGGATACGGCTAAAGTTGGTAAGTCGTATTTGGGACTGGCGTTTAGTCAGGACGAAACACGGCTCTATGCGTCGGGTGGGAACGATAATAAGGTTCTGGTCTATAAAATAGAGAACAAACAACTGGTACCCGACGAGCCGATTGTGCTCGGAAAACCCTGGCCCGTTAAAATTTCGCCGACGGGCTTGTGCGTCGATGATGCGAAGAATAGACTTTATATCGTCACGAAAGAAGATAGCTCGCTCTATATCGCCGATACCAAGACCCGGCAGGTACTTAAAAAGCTGAACATCGGAGCTGCAGCTTACACCTGCCTGCTGTCGCCCGACAAAAATGAGTTGTTTATTTCGTCCTGGGGTGGTGCCAGCGTGCTGGTCGTGGATGTCAACAAACAGACGATAGCCGCTAAAATTCCGACGAATAAGAATCCCAACGACCTGCTGCTTACCAAAGATGGGAAATACCTCTACGTAGCCAATGGCAACGACAACACCGTGGCGCTCATCGACGTCGCGAAGCGGCAGGTGATTGAAACGCTCACGACATCGCTCTTTCCCAATGCACCCGTTGGCACCACGCCCAACGGACTAGCCCTGAGTGACGACGAAAACACGCTCTACATCGCCAATGCTGACAACAACTGTCTGGCGGTATTCGACGTAACGAAGAAAGGACACAGTCTGTCCAGCGGTTTTATTCCGACGGGCTGGTACCCAACGGCCGTGAAGGTGATTGGCTCAAAGCTCTACGTCACCAACGGCAAAGGATTTTCCTCGAAAGCCAACCCCAAAGGGCCTAATCCAGTACGTACGCGTACTCCACAGCAGGTTGGCCCCAATCCGCAGGCCAATCCCGGCCCGGTGCAGTACATTGCTGGTCTGTTCAAGGGTACGCTCTCCATCATCGACACGCCGGATACGGAAACGCTGGCGGCTTATTCGCGGCTGGTATACGCCAATACGCCGTACACCAAGAGTAAGGAACTGCGTACGGAGGGCGAAGCTGGTAACCCAATTCCGATGCGGGTGGGAGATAAGTCGCCCATCAAATACGTGTTTTACATCATCAAGGAGAACCGCACCTACGACCAGATTCTGGGCGACATGAAAGAAGGCAACGGCGATGCGTCTCTCTGCCTGTTCCCCGAAAAAGTAACGCCCAACCAGCACGCGCTGGCAAAGGAGTTTGTACTGCTGGACAACTTCTACGTCGATGCCGAAGTCAGTGCCGATGGGCATAACTGGTCGTCGGCGGCTTACGCCAATGATTATGTCGAGAAGAACTGGGTAACCAGCTATGGCGGTCGGGGCGGTACGTACGATTACGAAGGCCAGAAAGAAATAGCGCATCCCCGCGATGGATTCATCTGGGACCATTGCCAGCGGGCGGGCATATCGTTCCGGAGTTACGGCTGGTTTGCCGACGATGAAAAACCGAACATCAAAACGCTGGAAGGCAAATTCTGCCCGACCTTCAAAGGGTATAATCTGGGCTATATGGACAGCAAACGCGAGGAAGCCTGGGAAGCCGATTTTGATGGATTGGTAACCGCCGGAAAACTGCCCACCTTCAATACACTCCGATTTGGCAACGACCATACGTCGGGTGCCCGTATTGGCATGCCCACGCCCGATGCCGCCGTTGCGGATAACGATCTGGCCGTGGGTCGGTTCGTAGAGCACCTGTCCAAAAGTTCGATCTGGAATCAGTCGGTGGTGTTTATTCTGGAAGATGATGCCCAGAACGGTCCCGATCACGTGGACGCGCACCGCTCCATCGCGTTCGTAGCCGGGGGCTTTGTGAAGCGTGGTTTTGTGGATCATACCATGTACTCGACCTCGGGGATGCTGCGTACCATCGAGCTGATTCTAGGGCTGAAACCCATGAGCCAGTACGATGCGGCTGCTACGCCCATGTGGCGATGTTTCGATAAAAAAGCTAATCCGGCTCCGTTTACCGCCCGTGAAGCCGGTATCGACATCAACCAGAAAAACGTAGCCGTCAATGTAAACTCGAAACGCTCCTCGCTCTTTAACCTAACCCGTCCTGACGAAATCGACGACCTTATTTTCAGTGAGATTGTGTGGCAAACGGTGCGTGGGGAGAAAAGCGTGATGCCTGCTCCGCGCCGGGGCGCCTTTGTCCGGACGGGTAAAGATGCCGATGGCGATGAGGACGATGATGACTAA